The Sporosarcina ureae genome includes a region encoding these proteins:
- the rpmA gene encoding 50S ribosomal protein L27: MLRLDLQFFASKKGVGSTKNGRDSHSKRLGAKRADGQIVSGGSILYRQRGTKIHPGENVGRGGDDTLFAKIDGVVRFERLGRDKKKVSVYPAATQEA, translated from the coding sequence ATGTTACGTTTAGATCTTCAGTTTTTCGCATCGAAAAAAGGTGTAGGTTCTACTAAGAACGGTCGTGATTCACATTCGAAACGTCTTGGTGCTAAGCGCGCAGACGGACAAATCGTTTCTGGAGGATCCATCCTTTATCGCCAGCGTGGAACAAAAATTCACCCAGGTGAAAACGTTGGTCGCGGTGGAGATGATACTCTATTCGCAAAAATCGACGGCGTCGTTCGTTTTGAACGTCTTGGCCGCGACAAAAAGAAAGTCAGTGTCTACCCAGCAGCAACGCAAGAAGCTTAA
- a CDS encoding LysM peptidoglycan-binding domain-containing protein yields the protein MEVHIVVKGDTLWKIARQYGIPFEELKRVNAHLANPDYIVPGMKIFLPMDKKKPHHKGDHTKPQEKPHYEKPQEKPHHEKPHHEKPMKPPHQEKPSKPAPPQTKPPTYQVPQLPQAPQIPPVQQKPMPQVPPMQQQPKPESKPPTMPQQPHTPPAAPHMPMPPSMQGPPMWQAVFPICGWMPIFDADCHPHMPQQPMQPHQPMPPMQPPIQAPIKPKPPKESSKWCEESPHHHKPVPAPMPDGWQLIESSSLHMKPKPKPQLKPPVMEPKPPVMQPKPQQPAPMPMPQQPTMPPKADMPPSWCPSNQPHCSPNWPVQPQWQTQPECMPAMQWMPYPPMMPMPMPMSPMWQQPPGYQGDCGCNTPQYQPMPIQEDWHRNQ from the coding sequence GTGGAAGTTCATATTGTCGTCAAAGGTGATACATTATGGAAGATCGCAAGACAATACGGTATACCGTTCGAGGAACTGAAGCGGGTGAATGCGCACCTGGCGAATCCGGACTATATCGTTCCTGGCATGAAAATATTCTTGCCGATGGATAAGAAAAAGCCTCATCATAAAGGTGATCACACGAAACCGCAAGAGAAGCCGCATTACGAAAAGCCGCAAGAGAAACCGCATCACGAGAAACCACATCATGAGAAACCGATGAAGCCGCCACATCAGGAGAAGCCTTCAAAACCGGCACCTCCACAAACGAAACCACCGACGTATCAAGTGCCGCAACTACCACAAGCGCCACAGATACCACCGGTGCAGCAGAAACCTATGCCGCAAGTGCCACCGATGCAACAACAACCGAAACCGGAATCCAAACCACCAACGATGCCGCAACAACCGCACACTCCACCGGCAGCGCCTCATATGCCAATGCCGCCGAGTATGCAGGGTCCACCGATGTGGCAGGCAGTATTCCCGATTTGCGGGTGGATGCCCATTTTCGATGCAGACTGCCATCCACATATGCCGCAACAACCGATGCAACCGCACCAACCGATGCCGCCTATGCAACCGCCAATACAGGCGCCGATCAAACCGAAGCCGCCAAAAGAGTCATCCAAGTGGTGTGAAGAGTCACCTCATCACCATAAACCTGTTCCTGCACCTATGCCAGACGGTTGGCAGTTAATTGAATCGAGTTCATTACACATGAAACCGAAACCGAAACCACAACTAAAGCCACCTGTGATGGAGCCGAAGCCGCCCGTGATGCAACCGAAGCCTCAACAGCCTGCACCGATGCCAATGCCGCAACAACCGACGATGCCACCTAAAGCAGATATGCCACCGTCATGGTGTCCGTCAAATCAGCCACATTGCTCACCGAATTGGCCGGTTCAGCCTCAATGGCAGACACAACCAGAATGTATGCCAGCAATGCAATGGATGCCGTATCCGCCCATGATGCCGATGCCAATGCCGATGTCTCCGATGTGGCAACAACCTCCAGGTTATCAGGGTGATTGTGGGTGTAATACACCT
- the rplU gene encoding 50S ribosomal protein L21, which yields MYAIIETGGKQIKVEAGQEIFIEKVAGEADEVVTFDKVLMVGGDDVKVGAPFVEGATVTGKVVKQGRAKKIVVFKYKAKKNYRKKQGHRQPYTKIVIDGINL from the coding sequence ATGTACGCAATTATTGAAACTGGTGGAAAACAAATCAAAGTTGAAGCAGGCCAAGAGATCTTCATTGAGAAGGTTGCTGGTGAAGCGGATGAAGTGGTAACTTTTGACAAGGTGCTAATGGTGGGCGGAGATGACGTTAAAGTCGGTGCTCCATTCGTAGAAGGCGCAACTGTAACAGGTAAGGTTGTCAAGCAAGGCCGCGCAAAGAAAATCGTTGTCTTCAAATATAAGGCAAAGAAAAACTACCGTAAAAAACAAGGACACCGTCAACCATACACGAAAATCGTTATTGACGGAATCAATCTATAA
- a CDS encoding peptidoglycan DD-metalloendopeptidase family protein — protein sequence MKWKTKWIIAIVLMVSVVGLSKLEERQLVNIPITQYVTTGKDFVVMKKWVSSWMAEDEVITVSGDPVFNPFETYESFQPYQDGAIISYTQPMSITSQGSGLVVFTGYTRQSGKTVTVQYDNGDEVTYGFVGSFSTLPYTAVKHGDEIAMMDEEAVYIRVKRNGIPLEPTVLATYMSDGQQ from the coding sequence ATGAAGTGGAAAACGAAATGGATCATCGCTATTGTGCTGATGGTGTCTGTTGTAGGCTTATCAAAACTGGAAGAACGCCAGTTAGTCAATATACCCATTACGCAATATGTAACGACTGGAAAAGATTTTGTGGTGATGAAGAAGTGGGTGTCTTCCTGGATGGCAGAAGATGAAGTCATCACGGTGTCTGGGGATCCCGTGTTTAATCCGTTCGAGACGTACGAATCGTTCCAGCCCTATCAAGACGGAGCTATTATTTCGTATACTCAACCGATGTCGATCACTTCACAAGGAAGCGGACTAGTCGTCTTTACAGGCTATACCAGACAGTCAGGAAAAACAGTGACCGTTCAATACGATAATGGTGATGAAGTAACGTATGGATTCGTAGGCTCGTTCTCGACGCTGCCGTACACAGCTGTAAAGCATGGGGATGAGATTGCGATGATGGATGAGGAAGCGGTGTATATTCGCGTGAAACGCAATGGGATACCGCTAGAGCCTACTGTGTTAGCCACGTATATGTCGGACGGTCAGCAATGA
- a CDS encoding site-2 protease family protein — translation MKYRIHPVLLPIFLFFMIVGGVSLYALLLFSLLFHELGHVLAARHVGMKIRSCTILPYGGELQFVNRQLASKQQRLIVALGGPVATAVLLVLGMCWTFPGDAQFVKIQLILLSVNLLPILPLDGGQVVSVLLETEATKYTTRSNFLVYSIIVSASLCAFFIAYLPDSLPLVMITSYLAVQNIISYRFRRYERVFEQLTKRETSFF, via the coding sequence ATGAAGTATCGTATTCATCCCGTATTGTTGCCGATTTTTTTATTTTTCATGATCGTCGGTGGTGTGTCATTGTACGCGTTGCTCTTATTCTCTTTACTTTTTCATGAACTAGGACACGTTTTGGCTGCTCGACACGTCGGAATGAAAATTAGGAGTTGCACCATTTTACCGTATGGAGGGGAATTGCAATTTGTTAATCGGCAACTGGCAAGTAAACAGCAACGGCTGATCGTGGCGCTCGGTGGACCTGTCGCGACAGCTGTTTTGTTAGTACTCGGTATGTGTTGGACATTCCCCGGAGATGCGCAGTTCGTAAAGATTCAACTGATCTTGTTGAGTGTGAATTTATTACCGATCCTACCTCTTGACGGTGGACAAGTGGTGTCTGTTTTGCTAGAGACAGAGGCGACGAAATACACTACGCGCTCGAACTTCTTAGTGTACTCCATCATCGTGTCTGCATCGCTTTGTGCATTTTTTATTGCGTATTTGCCGGACAGTTTGCCACTCGTTATGATTACATCGTATTTAGCAGTGCAGAACATTATATCCTATCGTTTTAGAAGGTACGAGCGGGTCTTTGAACAGCTCACTAAAAGGGAAACTTCCTTCTTTTAA
- a CDS encoding rod shape-determining protein, giving the protein MFGFRSRNVGIDLGTANTLVFIKDKGIVLREPSVVAKNTTTGEIVAVGSEAHAMIGRTPSSVVAIRPMREGVIADFETTTAMIRHYLKEALKSAGTSWTKPTVMVCVPYGITSVEQRAVIDAARQAGAKEAYTIEEPFAAAIGADLPVWEPTGSMVVDIGGGTTEVAIISLGGIVTSTSIRVGGDSMDTAIITYIRKEYKLMIGERTAENIKMQIGSAFDLDQTEKMDIHGRDLLTGLPKTMEINSQEITKALKEPMDLIIEGMRKTLEQTPPELASDVMERGIVLTGGGSLLRNLDKAISEETKMPAFVAENTLDCVVIGTGKALDNLELIKKIQS; this is encoded by the coding sequence TTGTTTGGTTTCAGATCAAGAAACGTAGGAATTGACTTGGGGACAGCCAATACTCTAGTTTTCATTAAGGATAAAGGTATTGTGCTAAGGGAGCCTTCTGTCGTAGCGAAAAATACGACGACGGGTGAAATCGTTGCGGTAGGCAGTGAAGCGCATGCCATGATCGGACGAACGCCGAGTTCAGTTGTTGCTATTCGCCCAATGCGAGAAGGAGTTATTGCAGATTTTGAAACAACAACTGCTATGATTCGTCATTATTTAAAAGAAGCGCTAAAATCAGCAGGAACTTCATGGACGAAGCCGACGGTCATGGTCTGTGTGCCCTATGGTATTACATCTGTTGAACAACGCGCAGTGATCGATGCTGCACGTCAAGCAGGTGCGAAGGAAGCATATACGATTGAAGAACCGTTTGCGGCTGCGATCGGTGCAGATTTACCAGTATGGGAACCAACCGGCAGTATGGTCGTCGATATAGGTGGAGGTACGACGGAAGTGGCCATCATTTCTTTAGGTGGTATTGTAACGAGCACATCGATCCGTGTAGGTGGAGATTCCATGGATACGGCTATCATAACGTATATCCGTAAAGAATATAAATTGATGATCGGTGAACGTACGGCCGAAAACATCAAGATGCAAATTGGTTCGGCGTTTGATTTGGATCAGACAGAAAAGATGGATATCCACGGTCGTGATTTATTGACAGGTCTGCCGAAAACGATGGAAATTAATTCACAGGAAATTACGAAAGCGTTGAAAGAACCGATGGATTTAATTATTGAAGGTATGAGAAAGACGCTTGAGCAGACACCACCTGAATTGGCATCAGACGTCATGGAGCGTGGAATTGTCTTAACGGGCGGCGGTTCATTGCTTCGTAACCTCGATAAAGCCATTTCTGAAGAAACAAAAATGCCTGCCTTTGTAGCGGAAAATACGCTTGATTGTGTCGTGATTGGAACGGGTAAGGCGTTGGATAATTTAGAACTCATTAAGAAAATTCAATCATAA
- a CDS encoding ribosomal-processing cysteine protease Prp: protein MIHVRIIKEPSGRISVFEMDGHANFAEHGQDLVCAGASAVSFGAVNAIMQLTSIEPDVDQGADGGYLRVAFPVTEQDAQVQLLLQAMIISLQTIELDYADYIKLTFKK, encoded by the coding sequence ATGATACATGTCAGAATTATAAAAGAGCCTTCTGGGCGCATCTCAGTTTTTGAGATGGATGGTCATGCAAACTTTGCAGAACACGGTCAAGATCTAGTTTGTGCTGGTGCTTCTGCCGTATCATTTGGTGCGGTAAATGCTATTATGCAATTGACTTCGATCGAACCCGACGTTGATCAAGGTGCGGATGGTGGATACTTACGTGTGGCGTTTCCGGTAACGGAACAAGATGCGCAAGTTCAGCTGCTACTGCAAGCCATGATTATTTCTTTACAAACGATTGAACTAGACTATGCAGATTATATAAAATTAACCTTTAAAAAGTAG
- the minC gene encoding septum site-determining protein MinC, whose amino-acid sequence MTKSQLITIKGTKDGLVLRLDDHCAFTELLSELKEKVQSSVLEGVSEVQLHLGHRYCDEKDMNKIQSVIHTSPHLRVSKVHSDVVSLKECERKLIEKQSETYIGIVRSGQVVKADGDLVIIGDVNQSAQVIAGGSIYVLGRVKGIAHAGAQGNKDAVIAASWLEATHLKIADKIEIMTDELTVLSEQPEMECAYLQKNGQIAIDRLQELRYLRPDLATFKGGI is encoded by the coding sequence GTGACGAAATCACAGTTGATAACGATAAAAGGAACAAAAGACGGCTTAGTATTACGATTAGATGACCATTGCGCATTTACTGAATTGCTAAGTGAGTTGAAAGAAAAAGTGCAGAGCAGCGTACTAGAAGGTGTGTCTGAAGTACAGTTGCATCTAGGGCATCGTTATTGTGACGAGAAAGACATGAACAAGATTCAATCGGTCATTCATACTTCCCCTCATTTGCGAGTTTCGAAGGTACATAGTGACGTCGTTTCGTTAAAAGAGTGTGAGAGAAAGTTGATCGAGAAGCAGTCCGAAACCTATATAGGAATCGTTCGATCGGGTCAGGTCGTAAAGGCTGATGGCGATTTGGTCATTATCGGTGATGTGAATCAGAGTGCACAAGTCATTGCAGGCGGCAGTATTTATGTACTGGGCCGTGTCAAAGGCATTGCACATGCGGGAGCACAAGGCAATAAAGATGCAGTCATTGCTGCATCTTGGTTGGAAGCGACGCATCTGAAAATTGCGGATAAGATCGAGATCATGACCGACGAATTGACGGTTCTTTCTGAGCAACCTGAAATGGAATGTGCGTATCTTCAAAAGAATGGGCAGATTGCGATAGACCGTCTTCAGGAGCTCCGATATTTACGTCCGGACCTTGCTACATTTAAGGGAGGTATATAA
- a CDS encoding Spo0B domain-containing protein, whose amino-acid sequence MGENELNVSQAVRFSRHDHMNDLQLILMNLDMGKYTEARNCILEKTGDMQREALLQKLSMPLTEEWITTLGWRYPVLKVQLYCDITEKIDSSETDRELVEYLEQVVLAVEEKIQRYADCPVTIEVTTDTTSWSMQLTFTELYAKQLDIPEHSSQLTVEVHGEPDQWTFTISGQLGGL is encoded by the coding sequence ATGGGGGAAAATGAGCTAAATGTGTCGCAGGCAGTGAGATTTAGTCGACACGATCACATGAATGATCTGCAATTAATCCTCATGAATCTCGATATGGGGAAATACACAGAAGCACGAAACTGCATTCTTGAGAAAACGGGGGACATGCAGCGAGAGGCATTGCTTCAGAAATTATCTATGCCTCTTACTGAAGAATGGATTACGACACTTGGGTGGCGATATCCGGTTCTGAAAGTGCAATTGTATTGTGATATTACGGAAAAAATTGATTCAAGTGAAACGGACCGCGAGTTGGTCGAATACTTGGAGCAAGTGGTGCTGGCAGTAGAAGAAAAAATCCAGCGCTATGCAGATTGTCCTGTGACGATTGAAGTCACGACAGACACTACTTCTTGGAGTATGCAACTGACATTTACCGAGCTGTACGCGAAGCAACTAGACATCCCAGAACATTCATCTCAGCTTACGGTCGAAGTCCACGGTGAACCGGATCAATGGACGTTTACCATCAGTGGACAATTAGGAGGATTATAA
- the pheA gene encoding prephenate dehydratase → MTEKKYVPSVAYLGPEASFTHIAASDLFGMEGLTPRPTIPDCIEAVTEGHVAYAVVPLENALEGSVPLTIDYLFNNDELFITAEISTPIEQHMLVNKSQMNHLDELDSIQSHPHALAQCHKFLQYRYRGVPLIQTTSTAAAAKSISEEPELRVAAIGNRLAAETYGLHIAEENIHDFHFNHTRFVVLSLRKEKLEHSKHASSMKTTLMVKLPEDDRPGMLHQILSVFSWRRLNLSKIESRPLKTGLGHYFFIIDVNESEEHPMMKGAMEELDALGCTARSFGTYYVYESGEFIS, encoded by the coding sequence ATGACAGAAAAGAAGTATGTACCTTCCGTTGCGTATTTGGGACCTGAAGCATCATTCACTCATATTGCAGCGTCTGATTTATTCGGCATGGAAGGCTTAACACCGCGTCCGACGATTCCAGATTGTATAGAAGCGGTGACAGAAGGACATGTTGCGTATGCGGTCGTTCCATTGGAAAATGCGCTTGAAGGTTCCGTTCCATTAACGATTGACTATTTATTTAATAATGATGAGTTGTTTATTACTGCTGAAATTTCTACGCCAATTGAGCAGCATATGTTGGTGAATAAATCCCAGATGAATCACTTGGATGAATTGGATTCGATTCAATCCCATCCACATGCGTTAGCACAATGTCATAAGTTTTTGCAATATCGTTACCGAGGAGTTCCGTTGATTCAGACGACGTCTACGGCAGCGGCAGCGAAATCTATTTCTGAAGAGCCAGAACTGCGTGTTGCGGCAATTGGTAACCGTTTGGCAGCAGAAACGTACGGCTTACATATAGCAGAAGAAAATATTCACGATTTTCATTTCAACCATACGCGTTTCGTCGTGCTGTCGTTGCGTAAGGAGAAACTAGAGCATTCGAAGCATGCATCTTCCATGAAGACAACATTGATGGTGAAGTTGCCTGAAGACGACCGTCCAGGGATGTTGCATCAGATATTATCGGTGTTCTCGTGGCGCCGATTGAACTTGAGTAAAATCGAATCGCGTCCGTTGAAGACGGGCCTTGGTCATTATTTCTTTATTATTGATGTGAATGAGTCAGAAGAGCATCCGATGATGAAGGGCGCGATGGAAGAGCTAGACGCACTAGGTTGCACTGCACGCTCGTTCGGAACGTACTATGTCTATGAGTCTGGGGAATTTATCTCTTAA
- the minD gene encoding septum site-determining protein MinD, with the protein MGEAIVITSGKGGVGKTTTSANLGTALALQGKKVCLVDTDIGLRNLDVILGLENRIIYDLVDVVEERCKVHQALVKDKRFEDRLFLLPAAQTTDKSAVNPEQMKKLVLELKQDYDYVLIDCPAGIEQGFKNAISGADRAIVVTTPEISAVRDADRIIGLLEAEEGLEPPKLIINRIRSGMMESGETLDVNEITTHLSIDLLGIVMDDQNVISASNKGEPVVMDPANPAAIGYRNIARRILGESVPLMTMEKSKAGFFGKIKNMFSK; encoded by the coding sequence TTGGGAGAAGCAATTGTCATTACTTCTGGTAAAGGTGGCGTTGGAAAAACCACAACGTCAGCCAATCTTGGTACCGCTCTTGCGTTACAAGGGAAAAAAGTGTGTTTAGTGGATACAGATATCGGTCTGCGTAACTTGGACGTAATTCTAGGCTTAGAAAACCGAATCATTTATGATTTGGTCGATGTTGTGGAAGAACGTTGTAAAGTTCATCAGGCCCTTGTGAAAGATAAGCGTTTCGAGGATCGATTGTTCTTACTACCAGCAGCTCAGACGACTGATAAGAGTGCTGTGAATCCGGAACAGATGAAGAAACTCGTGTTAGAATTAAAACAAGATTATGATTATGTCTTGATTGACTGCCCAGCAGGCATTGAGCAAGGATTTAAAAATGCGATTTCTGGTGCGGACCGTGCAATTGTCGTGACGACTCCAGAAATTTCTGCTGTGCGTGACGCAGACCGTATTATTGGACTGCTTGAAGCGGAAGAAGGACTGGAGCCACCGAAATTGATCATCAACCGTATTAGAAGCGGTATGATGGAGAGCGGTGAAACGTTAGATGTCAATGAAATTACGACGCATTTATCGATTGATTTATTGGGTATCGTAATGGATGATCAAAACGTTATATCTGCTTCAAATAAAGGCGAACCTGTCGTGATGGACCCGGCAAACCCTGCTGCAATTGGGTATCGTAATATTGCACGACGAATCTTAGGTGAGTCTGTGCCATTGATGACGATGGAGAAAAGCAAAGCAGGATTCTTCGGCAAGATCAAGAATATGTTCAGCAAATAA
- the mreC gene encoding rod shape-determining protein MreC, which translates to MPRFFSNKRLIILLVGVIVLVALIAFSLRDRNHANVPEQAVKDVVGFGQSLVTKPAHFVTGLIENIDTMLNTYEENKRLKERLETYAAMQAELVDVKADNVKLREIIDKQENLRTFEPIQSTVISRNPDQWEEKIIIDKGTTAGVDANMAVMTAQGLIGKVILSTPFTSTVELISTENSDFRVAAMVVGEQEMFGLIEGYDRTSRQLIMKRLDSSFNVKKGMQVISSGLGGIFPKGILIGEVTEVSTDDYGLTKLAYIKPAATFSQLDHVMIAKRTMTVVDGTDGGNSAHAKGDDES; encoded by the coding sequence ATGCCGCGTTTTTTTTCCAATAAACGATTAATCATTTTATTAGTAGGAGTAATCGTCCTTGTGGCATTAATTGCATTTTCACTTCGTGACCGAAATCATGCAAATGTTCCGGAACAAGCAGTGAAGGATGTCGTGGGTTTTGGGCAATCACTTGTGACGAAACCAGCCCACTTTGTAACGGGACTTATTGAAAATATTGATACGATGCTTAATACATACGAAGAAAACAAACGATTAAAAGAGCGTCTGGAAACGTATGCCGCTATGCAAGCGGAGTTAGTAGATGTTAAGGCGGATAATGTGAAGCTGCGGGAAATCATTGATAAACAAGAGAATCTGCGTACATTTGAGCCAATTCAGTCTACAGTCATTTCACGTAATCCCGATCAATGGGAAGAGAAAATCATCATCGACAAAGGAACAACAGCTGGAGTGGACGCCAATATGGCGGTCATGACGGCACAAGGTTTGATTGGGAAAGTCATTTTGTCGACTCCATTCACATCCACAGTCGAATTAATTTCGACGGAAAATAGCGATTTTCGTGTGGCGGCAATGGTCGTTGGTGAACAAGAAATGTTCGGTTTGATCGAAGGGTACGACCGGACTTCTAGGCAGCTGATCATGAAGCGTTTAGATTCTAGCTTCAATGTAAAAAAAGGGATGCAAGTGATATCTTCAGGACTCGGAGGAATTTTCCCGAAAGGTATTTTGATAGGGGAAGTAACCGAAGTCTCTACAGATGACTATGGTCTGACAAAGCTAGCGTATATAAAACCAGCAGCTACTTTCTCACAACTAGATCACGTGATGATTGCGAAGCGAACCATGACAGTGGTTGACGGGACCGACGGAGGCAACTCTGCACATGCAAAAGGGGACGATGAGTCATGA
- the mreD gene encoding rod shape-determining protein MreD, whose amino-acid sequence MIRFIIPLLAVLLFFLEPIFSLFSPIEINNELYITVPRFLMVYLIFIATYYNSKRAIIYGFVLGLLYDMYHIDIIGLYTFMYPLICYVAALVIRQIERHTVTVMVLSVVMIVLLELLSYFFASVIALTSIDFSEFFTSRLIPTMIANSLFIVMFGYMFKQITEKRFLQKQAGF is encoded by the coding sequence ATGATCCGATTCATCATTCCTTTACTTGCTGTCCTGTTATTTTTCTTGGAACCTATTTTCAGTCTATTTTCACCTATTGAAATAAACAACGAGTTATACATCACGGTACCTAGGTTTCTAATGGTCTATTTAATTTTCATTGCGACGTATTACAATAGCAAGCGAGCGATTATTTACGGATTTGTCCTCGGACTGTTGTATGATATGTATCATATTGATATTATTGGATTATACACATTCATGTATCCGCTGATTTGTTACGTTGCGGCGTTAGTAATTCGACAAATTGAGCGTCATACCGTGACGGTTATGGTATTATCAGTAGTAATGATTGTGTTACTGGAATTGTTGTCGTACTTTTTTGCTAGTGTGATTGCGTTAACGTCTATTGATTTCAGCGAATTCTTCACAAGTCGACTCATTCCGACAATGATCGCGAATTCATTATTTATCGTGATGTTCGGCTATATGTTCAAACAGATTACAGAGAAAAGATTTTTACAAAAACAAGCAGGCTTTTAA
- a CDS encoding ACT domain-containing protein, with the protein MEQIGEGQFYLVREDVLTESMQKMLEAKRMMARGEVTTIQEATKRVGLSRSAFYKYRDAVFPFESIARDRILTIFIQLEDLKGSLAVLLEVVSEAKCNVLTIHQTIPVQGRANITLSLDVTEMEIKVEAFLQRLKAPRFIDSVDLISSGVF; encoded by the coding sequence ATGGAACAAATCGGGGAAGGTCAGTTTTATTTAGTGCGCGAAGATGTATTGACTGAGTCGATGCAGAAAATGTTGGAAGCTAAACGAATGATGGCAAGGGGCGAAGTGACGACGATCCAAGAAGCAACCAAACGGGTCGGACTGTCACGCAGCGCCTTCTACAAATATCGTGATGCCGTGTTCCCGTTCGAATCAATCGCACGGGACCGGATCTTGACGATTTTTATTCAACTGGAAGATTTAAAGGGGTCGTTAGCTGTACTATTGGAAGTCGTCTCAGAAGCGAAGTGTAATGTATTGACGATCCATCAGACGATTCCTGTCCAGGGCCGCGCGAATATTACATTATCGTTAGATGTGACGGAAATGGAAATTAAGGTAGAAGCATTTTTACAGCGACTCAAAGCACCTCGATTTATTGATTCCGTTGACTTAATTAGTTCAGGGGTTTTCTAA
- the obgE gene encoding GTPase ObgE, with product MFVDHVKVFVKGGDGGDGMVSFRREKYIANGGPSGGDGGKGADVIFIVDEGLRTLMDFRYQRHFKADRGEHGQSKNMHGRSGKHMIVKVPPGTVVKDAETGTIIADLVEHGQQAVIARGGRGGRGNSRFVTPQNTAPELSEKGEPGVSKDIVLELKVLADVGLVGFPSVGKSTLLSVVSSAKPKIGDYHFTTLVPNLGMIETDDHRTFVMADLPGLIEGAHEGIGLGHQFLRHIERTRVIVHVIDMSGLEGREPFEDYQTINKELEQYNMRLTERPQIIVANKMDMPDAQENLEIFKEALGEEEVQIFPISALTRTGLDPLLYAILDLLETTPEFPMLTDADEEEASNSVLYKHETTGPDFIISRDDDGAFMLSGYTIERLFQMTDFNFDQSVRKFSRQMRGMGIDEALRERGAKNGDIVRIMSYEFEFLE from the coding sequence ATGTTTGTGGATCACGTTAAAGTGTTTGTTAAAGGTGGCGACGGTGGCGATGGTATGGTTTCGTTCCGTCGTGAAAAATATATAGCCAATGGTGGGCCATCCGGTGGTGATGGCGGGAAAGGCGCGGACGTCATCTTTATAGTGGATGAAGGATTGCGTACATTAATGGATTTCCGTTATCAGCGTCATTTTAAAGCGGATCGCGGAGAGCATGGTCAAAGTAAAAATATGCACGGCCGTAGCGGTAAGCATATGATCGTTAAAGTTCCGCCTGGTACGGTCGTCAAAGATGCAGAAACCGGAACGATTATCGCAGATTTGGTGGAACATGGCCAACAAGCAGTCATTGCGCGCGGTGGGCGTGGAGGACGCGGTAACAGTCGTTTCGTTACGCCACAGAACACAGCGCCCGAGCTTTCTGAAAAAGGAGAGCCAGGCGTTAGTAAAGATATCGTGCTTGAATTGAAAGTTCTCGCTGACGTCGGTCTTGTTGGATTCCCGAGTGTTGGTAAATCCACGTTATTGTCAGTCGTTTCATCAGCGAAGCCAAAAATTGGGGATTATCACTTTACTACATTAGTTCCGAATCTCGGAATGATCGAAACGGATGATCACCGTACATTCGTCATGGCGGATTTGCCTGGATTGATCGAAGGCGCACATGAAGGAATTGGACTCGGACATCAATTCTTGCGTCACATCGAACGTACGCGCGTAATCGTGCACGTTATCGATATGTCAGGACTTGAAGGTCGTGAGCCGTTTGAAGATTATCAGACGATCAATAAAGAATTAGAGCAGTACAATATGCGTTTGACTGAACGCCCACAAATTATTGTGGCGAATAAAATGGATATGCCGGATGCACAAGAAAATTTGGAAATATTTAAAGAGGCGCTTGGTGAAGAAGAGGTTCAAATATTCCCGATTTCTGCATTGACAAGAACTGGTTTGGATCCATTGCTATACGCCATTTTAGATCTGCTTGAAACTACACCGGAATTCCCAATGTTGACGGATGCAGACGAAGAAGAAGCGAGCAATTCAGTATTGTACAAACACGAAACAACTGGTCCTGATTTCATTATTTCACGTGACGATGATGGAGCGTTCATGTTGTCCGGTTATACAATAGAGCGTTTGTTCCAGATGACTGATTTCAACTTTGATCAATCAGTCCGCAAGTTCTCACGTCAGATGCGTGGTATGGGAATCGATGAAGCGTTGCGTGAACGTGGTGCGAAAAACGGGGATATCGTACGTATCATGAGCTACGAGTTCGAGTTCTTGGAGTAA